A window of Dehalogenimonas sp. WBC-2 genomic DNA:
GATAGCGCCAGCCTTTCCTCCGGGACCATAACCGTCATCTCACATTCCCCGTTGCGGAATCTGTGATTTAAGCCAGTCCGTCCAATCAGAAAAGCCTTCACCAGTGCGAACTGAAAGCGGGAAGATTCTGACGCCGGGATTCAGACCGGCAACCGCATTTTTAAATTTCTGCAAATCAAAATCAAAATAGGGCATGATATCTATTTTGCTGATAACGATGATATCTGCGGTAGCAAACATACCGGGGTATTTGTAGGGCTTGTCGTCTCCCTCCGGCACACTCAGAATCACAACCCTTTTATGTTCACCTAATTTAAATTCTGATGGGCAAACCAGGTTGCCGACGTTCTCGATCAGCACCACGTCCAGCGAATCAAGCGGCAGGTTGTCCAGTCCGGCGCTGATCTGGTTGGCATCCAGGTGACAGCCGCCGCCGGTGTTGATCTGCACCACCGGCGCGTTTTTCTGGGCCACCTTTTCGGCGTCTACTGAGGAGGCCAGGTCACCTTCTATGACTCCGATGCAGGTATCCTGTCCAAGGCTGTCAATAGTACCCAGAATAAAAGTTGTCTTGCCGGAACCGGGAGATGCCATGATGTTTATTCCCAGTATGCTATTGGCATCCAGTCTTGCCTGGTTAGCCTCAGCAGTGGCACTATTGGCCGCCATGATATCTTTAAGTACCTTTATCTGCATCATCAACCTCGATAGAATCAATATAGAATTCTTTACCGGCTATAACTTCGGCCTGCCATTGGCTGCATTTGGGGCAGACCCATTCATCAGGCGCAGGGGAAAATTCTTCAGCACAGGCGCGGCATTTCATCAGGGCTGGAACCCGCCTGAAGTTCAATTTTGCCCCTTCGACGATAGTATCCTTGGTCATAAAATCAAAATAGAACTGGATGCTATCGTCCACCAGACCGGCCAGTTCACCGACCACCAGATTCACCGCATCCACCTTTTTAGCTCCAGCCTGCTGTGCTTCTTTAAGCACTATATCAAGCAGACTCTGGGTAACCGCCATTTCATGCATCAAGTAAAGTCCTAAAACTAAAGTACAATGGTTAATTATAACCCCCAAGTCCGGTTTCGGCAATCCGCTGAACGTATCGGCGGCAGTTTTGCTATCCTGCGGCATAAAGAAAGAGCCGCCCTTAAGTAGGGCGGCTCTTTCCGAAAGGGGTCTTAAATGTCTAGTATTCAGGCATGGCGGGGGCTTCTACCTTCTTCACAGGTATGTCAGCCACCAGAGCGTTGGTGATGATGATCATATTGGCTACCGAAGCGGCGTTCTCCAGGGCGGAGCGAACCACCATGGTAGGATCAATGATACCCATCTCAACCATGTTGCCGAACTCGTCGGTCTCAGCGTTGTAACCGATGCCGAGGGGAGACATGCGGACTTTGTCGATGATTACCGAGCCGTCGCGGCCGGCGTTGTTGGCGATCCAGCGCACAGGGGTGGGCAGAGCGCGCTTGACAATCAAAACACCGGTCTCTTCATCGCCGTCCAGCTTGAGCTTATCCAATGCCGGCAGGGCATTGATCAGACCGACGCCGCCTCCGGGCAGGATACCCTCTTCAAGAGCGGCGCGGGTGGCAGCCAGAGCGTCTTCAACGCGGGATTTGCGCTCTTTCATTTCAGTTTCGGTCGCGGCACCGACAGCGATCACGGCCACACCACCGGCCAAAGCGGCCTGGCGTTCCTGCAGCTTCTCGCGGTCGAAAGCGCTTTCAACTTCATCTACCTGGGCTTTGATC
This region includes:
- the hypB gene encoding [NiFe] hydrogenase nickel incorporation-associated protein HypB; translated protein: MQIKVLKDIMAANSATAEANQARLDANSILGINIMASPGSGKTTFILGTIDSLGQDTCIGVIEGDLASSVDAEKVAQKNAPVVQINTGGGCHLDANQISAGLDNLPLDSLDVVLIENVGNLVCPSEFKLGEHKRVVILSVPEGDDKPYKYPGMFATADIIVISKIDIMPYFDFDLQKFKNAVAGLNPGVRIFPLSVRTGEGFSDWTDWLKSQIPQRGM
- the hypA gene encoding [NiFe] hydrogenase nickel incorporation protein HypA → MHEMAVTQSLLDIVLKEAQQAGAKKVDAVNLVVGELAGLVDDSIQFYFDFMTKDTIVEGAKLNFRRVPALMKCRACAEEFSPAPDEWVCPKCSQWQAEVIAGKEFYIDSIEVDDADKGT